One region of Bradyrhizobium betae genomic DNA includes:
- a CDS encoding methanol/ethanol family PQQ-dependent dehydrogenase: protein MKTSKQTSVTSKQWYLSGFVAFTCLVSTAAFAGPIENYSPVTQQRLENPEPGNWMLYRRTYDGQGYSPLDQINTSNVKTLTPVWTFATGVVEGHEAPPIVNNGVMFVTTPMGQVIAINARTGDEYWRYKRQLPDDLFQLHPTNRGVGLWEDKLYLATTDDHVVALDAKTGKVVWDTKVQDYKKGQYMTLMPLIVEGKVIVGGSGGELGVRGYVAAFDAKEGKELWRTYTIPGEGEPGHDTWQGDDWKTGGGSAWMTGNYDKDTKTIYWGVGNAAPWPGETHPGDNLYTSSVLALDPGNGKIKTYHQYHQNDSWDWDEVDAPMLIDLQRDGRTIKSLVHPGRDAIFWVLERTPTKINYVAGWPFVATDVWKGIDAESGRPIVDPDHKPVIGKRVEFCPSLWGGKDWPSAAYSQKTGLVYVPANENFCGGFTGEKVPLKAGELWLGTKPEDIGLKAKPGADHFGELQAWDPATGKKVWQHNFPKSQLFGSVTATAGDLVFVGGTNDRNFRAFHAKTGELLWEQKTNSGIMGMPVSYEIDGTQYIAIQSGWGVDAQRIQDALATNNIGIESNVPQGGVVWVFALKK, encoded by the coding sequence ATGAAAACCTCCAAGCAAACGTCGGTCACCAGCAAGCAATGGTACCTGTCCGGCTTCGTCGCCTTCACCTGTCTCGTCTCGACCGCCGCGTTCGCCGGCCCGATCGAGAACTATTCTCCCGTGACCCAGCAGCGCCTGGAGAATCCGGAACCCGGCAACTGGATGCTCTATCGGCGCACCTATGACGGGCAGGGCTATAGTCCGCTCGACCAGATCAACACCTCGAACGTGAAGACTCTCACGCCGGTCTGGACGTTTGCCACCGGTGTGGTCGAGGGCCACGAGGCGCCTCCGATCGTCAACAACGGCGTGATGTTCGTAACGACCCCGATGGGACAGGTGATCGCGATCAACGCCAGGACCGGCGACGAATATTGGCGCTACAAGCGGCAGCTCCCCGACGATCTGTTCCAGTTGCATCCGACCAACCGCGGTGTCGGCCTGTGGGAAGACAAGCTCTATCTCGCCACCACCGACGATCATGTCGTCGCGCTCGACGCCAAGACTGGCAAGGTGGTGTGGGACACCAAGGTGCAGGACTACAAGAAAGGTCAGTACATGACCCTGATGCCGCTGATCGTCGAGGGCAAGGTCATCGTCGGCGGCTCCGGCGGTGAGCTCGGCGTGCGCGGCTACGTCGCCGCCTTCGATGCCAAGGAAGGCAAGGAGCTGTGGCGGACCTATACCATTCCCGGCGAAGGCGAACCCGGCCACGATACCTGGCAGGGCGACGACTGGAAGACCGGCGGTGGTTCCGCCTGGATGACCGGCAATTACGACAAGGACACCAAGACGATCTACTGGGGCGTGGGCAATGCCGCGCCTTGGCCCGGCGAGACGCATCCCGGTGACAATCTCTACACCTCGTCGGTGCTCGCGCTCGATCCGGGCAACGGCAAGATCAAGACCTATCACCAGTATCACCAGAACGATTCCTGGGACTGGGACGAGGTCGACGCGCCGATGCTGATCGACCTGCAACGCGACGGCCGCACCATCAAGAGCCTGGTGCATCCCGGCCGCGACGCGATCTTCTGGGTGCTCGAACGCACCCCGACCAAGATCAACTACGTCGCCGGCTGGCCGTTCGTCGCAACCGACGTCTGGAAGGGCATCGATGCCGAGAGCGGGCGGCCGATCGTCGATCCCGACCACAAGCCGGTCATCGGCAAGCGCGTCGAGTTCTGTCCGTCGCTATGGGGCGGCAAGGACTGGCCGTCGGCGGCCTACAGCCAGAAGACTGGTCTGGTCTACGTGCCCGCCAACGAGAATTTCTGCGGCGGCTTCACCGGCGAGAAGGTTCCGCTCAAGGCGGGCGAGCTCTGGCTCGGCACCAAGCCGGAGGACATCGGCCTCAAGGCGAAGCCGGGAGCGGACCATTTCGGCGAGCTCCAGGCCTGGGATCCCGCCACGGGCAAGAAGGTGTGGCAGCACAACTTCCCGAAATCCCAGTTGTTCGGTTCGGTGACGGCGACGGCGGGCGATCTCGTCTTCGTCGGCGGCACCAACGACCGCAACTTCCGCGCCTTCCACGCCAAGACCGGCGAGCTGTTGTGGGAGCAGAAGACCAACTCCGGCATCATGGGCATGCCGGTGTCCTATGAGATCGACGGCACCCAGTACATCGCGATCCAGTCTGGCTGGGGCGTCGACGCGCAGCGCATCCAGGATGCGCTCGCGACCAACAATATCGGCATCGAGTCCAATGTGCCGCAAGGCGGCGTCGTCTGGGTGTTCGCGCTGAAGAAATGA
- a CDS encoding Bug family tripartite tricarboxylate transporter substrate binding protein has product MSVNFNRRHFIAAGTTALAMPFVARGASAQGSWPSRQIRMICSYPAGGQTDLLARAYGEFISKQIGKTVVVENKPGASGAIGTAEVARAEPDGHTMLCSISTTYIMNRVVMKNPGYDMDKNLTLVSVIPGAGLLLIANPKTGVKTLEDFVAFARKSGKVNFGTYSAGSAPHMTINELNKQYGLNIEPVHYRGEAPMWTGMLEGTLDAAMGSYTAAQSVLQSDRGTVFGVHSKKVDAIPAIKTLPEQGATSKFFSVSGFSGWAVPKATPQTVVDRLAELCVAANSDPKVKEVLATFVLEPAVGFKETNALYQRELPIWIESAKSLGLEPA; this is encoded by the coding sequence ATGTCCGTAAACTTCAACCGTCGCCACTTCATCGCCGCCGGTACCACTGCACTCGCGATGCCATTCGTTGCGCGCGGCGCCTCGGCGCAAGGCAGCTGGCCGTCGCGGCAGATTCGCATGATTTGCAGCTATCCCGCCGGCGGACAGACTGATCTGCTCGCGCGCGCCTATGGCGAATTCATCTCCAAGCAGATCGGCAAGACCGTCGTCGTCGAGAACAAGCCCGGGGCCTCCGGTGCGATCGGCACGGCGGAGGTCGCCCGCGCCGAGCCCGACGGCCACACCATGCTGTGCTCGATCTCGACCACCTACATCATGAACCGCGTGGTCATGAAGAATCCCGGCTACGACATGGATAAGAATCTGACGCTGGTCAGCGTCATTCCGGGCGCAGGCCTCCTGCTGATCGCGAACCCCAAGACCGGCGTCAAGACGCTGGAGGATTTCGTCGCCTTCGCCCGCAAGAGCGGCAAGGTGAATTTCGGCACCTACAGCGCGGGCTCCGCTCCGCACATGACGATCAACGAGCTCAACAAGCAATACGGCCTCAACATCGAGCCGGTCCACTACCGCGGCGAAGCTCCGATGTGGACGGGCATGCTGGAAGGCACGCTCGACGCCGCGATGGGCAGCTACACTGCGGCGCAATCGGTCCTGCAGAGCGACCGCGGCACCGTGTTCGGGGTGCATTCGAAGAAGGTCGATGCGATCCCCGCCATCAAGACCCTCCCCGAGCAGGGTGCGACGTCGAAATTCTTCTCCGTGAGCGGCTTCTCCGGCTGGGCGGTCCCGAAGGCGACGCCGCAAACGGTCGTCGACCGCCTGGCCGAGCTCTGCGTCGCCGCAAACAGCGATCCGAAAGTGAAGGAGGTTCTGGCAACCTTCGTGCTCGAGCCGGCGGTCGGCTTCAAGGAGACCAACGCACTGTATCAGCGCGAGCTGCCGATCTGGATCGAGAGCGCGAAGTCGCTCGGCCTCGAGCCGGCCTGA
- a CDS encoding S-(hydroxymethyl)glutathione dehydrogenase/class III alcohol dehydrogenase: MKTRAAVAFEAKKPLEIVELDLEGPKAGEVLVEIKATGICHTDAYTLDGFDSEGIFPSILGHEGAGIIREIGPGVTSVKPGDHVIPLYTPECRQCKSCLSQKTNLCTAIRATQGKGVMPDGTSRFSYKGKPVYHYMGCSTFSNFTVLPEIAVAKIREDAPFDKSCYIGCGVTTGVGAVVNTAKVEPGSNVVVFGLGGIGLNVIQGAKMAGADKIIGVDINDSKEDWGRRFGMTEFVNPKKITGDIVQHLVGLTDGGADYTFDCTGNTTVMRQALEACHRGWGTSIIIGVAESGKEIATRPFQLVTGRNWRGTAFGGARGRTDVPKIVDWYMNGKIQIDPMITHVLKLEEINKGFDLMHEGKSIRSVVVY, from the coding sequence ATGAAGACACGTGCCGCCGTCGCATTCGAAGCCAAGAAGCCGCTCGAGATCGTCGAACTCGATCTGGAAGGGCCGAAGGCCGGAGAAGTGCTGGTCGAGATTAAGGCGACGGGCATCTGCCATACCGACGCCTACACGCTCGACGGCTTCGACAGCGAGGGAATCTTCCCGTCGATCCTGGGCCATGAGGGCGCCGGCATCATCCGCGAAATCGGCCCGGGCGTGACCTCGGTGAAGCCGGGCGATCACGTCATCCCGCTCTACACGCCGGAATGCCGGCAGTGCAAAAGCTGCCTGAGCCAGAAGACCAATCTCTGCACCGCGATCCGCGCGACGCAAGGCAAGGGCGTGATGCCTGATGGCACCAGCCGCTTCTCCTACAAGGGCAAGCCGGTCTACCATTATATGGGCTGCTCGACCTTCTCGAACTTCACCGTGCTGCCGGAGATCGCGGTCGCCAAGATCCGCGAGGACGCGCCGTTCGACAAGAGCTGCTACATCGGCTGCGGCGTCACCACCGGCGTCGGTGCCGTGGTCAACACCGCCAAGGTCGAGCCGGGCTCCAACGTGGTCGTGTTCGGCCTCGGTGGCATCGGCCTCAACGTGATCCAGGGTGCCAAGATGGCCGGCGCCGACAAGATCATCGGTGTCGACATCAACGACTCCAAGGAGGATTGGGGCCGCCGGTTCGGCATGACCGAGTTCGTCAACCCCAAGAAGATCACCGGCGACATCGTCCAGCATCTCGTCGGCCTCACCGACGGCGGCGCCGACTACACCTTCGACTGCACCGGCAACACCACCGTGATGCGCCAGGCGCTGGAAGCCTGCCATCGCGGCTGGGGCACCTCGATCATCATCGGCGTCGCCGAATCCGGCAAGGAGATCGCCACCCGCCCGTTCCAGCTCGTCACCGGGCGCAACTGGCGCGGCACGGCTTTCGGTGGCGCGCGTGGCCGCACCGACGTGCCGAAGATCGTCGACTGGTACATGAACGGAAAGATCCAGATCGATCCGATGATCACCCACGTGCTCAAGCTCGAAGAGATCAACAAGGGTTTTGACCTCATGCACGAGGGCAAATCCATTCGTTCCGTCGTCGTGTACTAG
- a CDS encoding c-type cytochrome, methanol metabolism-related, whose translation MRKICLAIVAIIFVASGGLAQAGGPGDPTAVKKEDDGKWLDKEGNPTYKISADGTVDWFTYSGYRRYHSDCHVCHGPDGMGSTYAPALKDSVKTMSYGDFLGVVASGRKNISTAQENVMPAFGDNPNVACYMDDLYVYLRARSTEAWGRQRPAKKDEKNEVYTKAEDACMGHK comes from the coding sequence TTGCGTAAAATCTGCCTTGCCATCGTTGCAATCATCTTCGTTGCGTCCGGAGGACTTGCACAAGCGGGAGGTCCGGGCGACCCGACCGCCGTCAAGAAGGAAGACGACGGAAAGTGGCTCGATAAGGAAGGAAACCCGACCTACAAGATTTCGGCCGACGGCACCGTGGACTGGTTCACCTATTCCGGATACCGCCGCTATCACTCCGACTGTCACGTCTGCCATGGTCCCGACGGCATGGGATCGACCTACGCGCCGGCCCTGAAGGACTCCGTCAAGACCATGAGCTATGGCGACTTCCTCGGCGTCGTCGCGTCCGGCCGCAAGAACATTTCGACCGCGCAGGAGAACGTCATGCCGGCCTTCGGCGACAACCCGAACGTCGCCTGCTACATGGACGACCTCTACGTCTATCTCCGCGCCCGCTCGACCGAAGCCTGGGGCCGGCAGCGTCCCGCCAAGAAGGACGAGAAGAACGAGGTCTACACCAAGGCGGAAGACGCCTGCATGGGCCACAAATGA
- a CDS encoding helix-turn-helix domain-containing protein yields MSDTIHTLSTTGLTPKRQIQSWIDGLTSLCGHFDVDPLEASSLEGRIDYTSVSRLKLCQIEVSQHRIAHTLARAKANEHPYIKIHFQTYGVSYFEQEGRHIEINPGDIIAYDVSCPHLIISPAFTRHDVVIVPKALLRDRGFPSQRMPACKLSAKTGTGRIAHDFVHATFDEAAKLSANSAVGVADSLIDLLLLPLREADTGFDRVGPEAMYVRAQFFIREHLRDPDLCIDQISAELGCSKRYLHMLFSERGTTVSDYIWQARLQNCRQELEAHGGKTITDVAFSWGFSSSSHFSRVFRKYFGVVPSSIHKAQQGAAVANEH; encoded by the coding sequence ATGTCCGACACAATTCACACGCTCTCGACGACCGGACTGACGCCGAAGCGGCAGATCCAGAGCTGGATCGACGGGCTGACCAGCCTGTGTGGACATTTCGACGTCGATCCGCTGGAAGCATCCTCGCTCGAGGGCCGCATCGACTACACCTCCGTCTCGCGCCTGAAACTGTGCCAGATCGAGGTCAGCCAGCATCGCATCGCGCACACGCTGGCGCGGGCCAAGGCCAATGAGCACCCCTACATAAAGATTCACTTCCAGACCTACGGCGTGTCCTATTTCGAGCAGGAAGGCCGCCACATCGAAATCAACCCGGGCGACATCATCGCCTACGATGTCTCCTGTCCGCATCTGATCATCAGCCCCGCCTTCACCCGCCACGATGTGGTGATCGTTCCGAAGGCGCTATTGCGCGACCGCGGTTTCCCGTCGCAGCGGATGCCGGCCTGCAAGCTGTCGGCGAAGACGGGTACGGGACGCATCGCCCATGATTTCGTCCACGCGACCTTCGACGAGGCGGCCAAGCTTTCGGCGAACAGCGCGGTCGGCGTCGCCGATTCGCTGATCGATCTCTTGCTGCTGCCGCTGCGCGAAGCGGACACGGGGTTCGATCGTGTCGGGCCCGAGGCAATGTATGTGCGGGCGCAGTTCTTCATCCGCGAGCACCTGCGCGATCCGGATCTGTGCATCGACCAGATCTCCGCCGAGCTGGGCTGCTCCAAGCGCTATCTGCACATGCTGTTTTCCGAGCGCGGCACCACGGTGAGCGATTACATCTGGCAGGCACGTCTGCAGAATTGCCGCCAGGAGCTCGAAGCTCACGGCGGCAAGACCATCACCGACGTCGCGTTCTCCTGGGGTTTCTCCAGCTCATCGCATTTCAGCCGTGTGTTCCGGAAATATTTCGGCGTGGTGCCGTCCTCGATCCACAAGGCGCAGCAGGGCGCGGCCGTCGCGAACGAGCATTAG
- the xoxF5 gene encoding lanthanide-dependent methanol dehydrogenase XoxF5, translating into MRKVLLATLLGSAAALAVGSASANDEVLKMSQNPKDWVIPAGDYASTRYSKLNQINAQNVGKLQVAWTFSTGVLRGHEGGPLIIGNMMYVHTPFPNKVYAIDLSNENKIVWKYEPKQDPNVIPVMCCDTVNRGLAFGDGKIFLHQADTTLVALDAKTGKVAWTAKNGDPGKGETGTSAPLVVKDKVLIGISGGEFGVQAHMSAYDIKTGKLAWRGYSEGPDDQILVDAEKTTALGKPVGKDSSLKTWQGDQWKIGGGATWGWISYDPELNLVYYGSGNPSTWNPKQRPGDNKWSMTIWARNPDTGMAKWVYQMTPHDEWDYDGVNEMILSDQSINGQPRKLLTHFDRNGLGYTMDRATGELLVAEKFDPKVNWTSGVDMDKNSPTYGRPKVLDAASTDKAGEDHNVKGICPAALGTKDEQPAAYSPDTQLFYVPTNHVCMDYEPFKVSYTAGQPYVGATLSMYPPAGETHMGNFIAWDGKTGKIVWSNKEQFSVWSGALATAGGVVFYGTLEGYLKAVDAKTGKELYKFKTPSGIIGNVTTYENGGKQYVAVLSGVGGWAGIGLAAGLTDPTAGLGAVGGYAALSNYTALGGTLTVFSLPAN; encoded by the coding sequence ATGCGCAAGGTGTTACTGGCGACCCTTCTTGGCTCCGCGGCGGCGCTTGCCGTCGGGAGCGCGTCAGCGAATGACGAAGTGCTCAAGATGTCCCAGAATCCCAAGGATTGGGTCATCCCGGCAGGCGACTATGCCAGCACTCGCTATTCCAAGCTGAACCAGATCAATGCACAAAACGTCGGCAAGCTTCAGGTCGCCTGGACCTTCTCGACCGGCGTGCTGCGCGGCCACGAAGGTGGTCCGCTGATCATCGGCAACATGATGTACGTCCACACGCCGTTCCCGAACAAGGTCTACGCCATTGACCTTTCCAACGAGAACAAGATCGTCTGGAAGTACGAGCCGAAGCAGGATCCGAACGTCATTCCGGTGATGTGCTGCGACACGGTCAACCGCGGCCTCGCCTTCGGTGACGGCAAGATCTTCCTGCATCAGGCCGACACCACGCTCGTCGCACTCGATGCCAAGACCGGCAAGGTCGCATGGACCGCCAAGAACGGCGATCCCGGCAAGGGCGAGACCGGAACCTCGGCACCGCTGGTCGTCAAGGACAAGGTGCTGATCGGCATCTCCGGCGGCGAGTTCGGCGTTCAGGCCCATATGTCAGCCTACGACATCAAGACCGGCAAGCTGGCATGGCGCGGCTATTCGGAAGGTCCGGACGACCAGATCCTGGTCGACGCCGAGAAGACCACCGCGCTCGGCAAGCCAGTCGGCAAGGACTCGAGCCTCAAGACCTGGCAGGGCGATCAGTGGAAGATCGGCGGCGGCGCGACCTGGGGCTGGATCTCCTACGATCCCGAGCTGAACCTCGTCTATTACGGATCGGGCAACCCCTCGACCTGGAATCCGAAGCAGCGTCCCGGCGACAACAAATGGTCGATGACGATCTGGGCACGTAACCCGGACACCGGCATGGCCAAGTGGGTCTACCAGATGACGCCCCACGACGAGTGGGACTATGACGGCGTCAACGAGATGATCCTCTCGGACCAGTCGATCAACGGCCAGCCGCGCAAGCTGTTGACGCATTTCGATCGTAACGGCCTCGGCTATACGATGGATCGCGCCACCGGCGAATTGCTGGTCGCCGAGAAGTTCGATCCGAAGGTGAACTGGACCTCGGGCGTGGACATGGACAAGAACTCGCCGACCTATGGCCGTCCGAAGGTGCTCGACGCAGCTTCGACCGACAAGGCGGGTGAGGACCACAACGTGAAGGGCATCTGCCCGGCCGCGCTCGGCACCAAGGACGAGCAGCCGGCAGCCTACTCGCCGGACACGCAGCTGTTCTACGTTCCGACCAACCACGTCTGCATGGACTACGAACCGTTCAAGGTGAGCTACACCGCGGGCCAGCCCTATGTGGGCGCAACGCTCTCGATGTACCCGCCGGCGGGTGAGACCCATATGGGCAACTTCATCGCCTGGGACGGCAAGACCGGCAAGATCGTCTGGTCGAACAAGGAGCAGTTCTCGGTCTGGTCGGGTGCGCTCGCAACCGCCGGCGGCGTGGTGTTCTACGGCACGCTCGAAGGCTACCTGAAGGCGGTCGACGCCAAGACCGGAAAGGAGCTCTACAAGTTCAAGACTCCCTCCGGCATCATCGGCAACGTCACGACCTATGAGAACGGCGGCAAGCAGTATGTCGCAGTGCTCTCGGGCGTCGGCGGCTGGGCCGGCATCGGTCTGGCGGCAGGCCTGACCGATCCGACCGCCGGTCTCGGCGCAGTCGGCGGCTACGCGGCCCTCAGCAACTACACGGCGCTCGGCGGTACGCTGACCGTGTTCTCGCTGCCGGCGAACTAG
- a CDS encoding (2Fe-2S)-binding protein: MIKVKINGQEQSWDGDPDLPLLWFLRDEAGLTGTKYGCGQALCGACTVIVGKEAVRSCITSINDVAGREVTTIEGLHPNGDHPVQKAWRQVNVPQCGFCQAGQIMQAASLLMENPKPSHDQIREAMAGNICRCGCYQRIENAVHLASTGV; encoded by the coding sequence ATGATCAAGGTGAAGATCAACGGCCAGGAACAGAGCTGGGACGGCGACCCGGATCTCCCGCTACTCTGGTTCCTGCGTGACGAAGCCGGGCTGACCGGCACCAAATATGGCTGCGGCCAGGCCCTGTGCGGCGCCTGTACGGTCATCGTCGGCAAGGAAGCCGTACGCTCCTGCATCACGTCGATCAACGACGTCGCCGGCCGCGAGGTCACCACGATCGAGGGCCTGCATCCGAACGGCGATCATCCCGTCCAGAAGGCCTGGCGGCAGGTCAACGTCCCCCAATGCGGCTTCTGCCAGGCCGGCCAGATCATGCAGGCTGCTTCGCTGCTGATGGAGAACCCCAAGCCGTCGCACGACCAGATCCGCGAGGCGATGGCCGGCAATATCTGCCGCTGCGGTTGCTATCAGCGCATCGAGAACGCGGTCCATCTCGCATCGACGGGAGTGTGA
- a CDS encoding xanthine dehydrogenase family protein molybdopterin-binding subunit: MNFIDNPGKLRGFEKNIRVEKVSRRNILKGLGVTGGFVLAAPVMSRQAFAYETGAGKMPHGVVVDPRVFVAVASDGTVTILAHRSEMGTGVRTSLPLIVAEEMEADWSKVKVQQAHGDEVTFGNQDTDGSRSTRHYLIPMRQIGASARTMLEQAAAKRWNVPATEVKAVNHEVVHSASGRKLGFGELAADAAKESVPAIEGLKLKDPKDFRYLGKGQVSIVDLHDITTGKARYGADVRLAGMKYAVIARPPVTGGKLVSFDPDAALKVPGVEKVMKVQGWPWPSKFQPLGGVAVIARNTGAAIKGRDALKLVWDDGANGKYDSVAYRKELEEASRKPGLVVRAEGDADAALKSADKVVVGEYYLPHLAHVSMEPPVAVADVKGDRAEIWAPVQSPGGTREDVAKTLGIPEGNVTVNVTLLGGGFGRKSKCDFALEAALLSKELGAPVKVQWTREDDLHHDFLHTVSVERIEAGLDKSGKVIAWRHRSVAPTIASTFAAGAKHAAPFELGMGLVDMPFEIANISCENPEAAAFTRIGWFRSVSNIPRAFAVQSMVGEIAAATGRDQKETLLALIGSPRIVKPAVKDMWNYGEPTDSYPIDTARLRKVVELVAEKGEWGRQVPKGHGLGIAVHRSFVSYIATIVEVAVDDKGKLSVPRVDTAIDCGTYVNPERIASQIEGAAIMGLSLTKYGAVTFKDGKVEQKNFDDFPVVRMDESPVVTNVYIVPPGPDTPPSGVGEPGVPPFAPALMNAIFAATGKRIRSLPLGKQLEA, encoded by the coding sequence ATGAATTTCATCGACAACCCTGGGAAGCTTCGTGGCTTCGAAAAGAACATCCGCGTCGAGAAGGTCTCGCGCCGCAACATCCTGAAAGGACTCGGCGTCACCGGCGGCTTCGTGCTCGCCGCGCCCGTGATGTCGCGCCAGGCCTTTGCCTATGAGACCGGCGCCGGCAAGATGCCGCATGGCGTCGTGGTCGATCCGCGCGTGTTCGTCGCGGTCGCGTCCGACGGCACCGTCACCATCCTTGCCCACCGTTCCGAGATGGGCACCGGCGTGCGCACCAGCCTGCCGCTGATCGTGGCCGAGGAGATGGAAGCCGACTGGTCGAAGGTCAAGGTGCAGCAGGCCCATGGCGACGAGGTCACGTTCGGCAACCAGGACACCGACGGTTCGCGCAGCACGCGGCATTATCTGATCCCGATGCGCCAGATCGGCGCCTCGGCCCGCACCATGCTGGAGCAGGCCGCGGCCAAGCGCTGGAACGTGCCGGCGACCGAGGTGAAGGCCGTCAATCACGAGGTCGTCCACAGCGCCAGCGGGCGCAAGCTCGGCTTCGGCGAGTTGGCTGCCGATGCCGCCAAGGAATCGGTGCCTGCTATCGAAGGCCTCAAGCTGAAGGACCCCAAAGACTTTCGCTATCTCGGCAAGGGCCAGGTCAGCATCGTCGATCTCCACGACATCACCACCGGCAAGGCGCGCTACGGCGCCGACGTGCGGCTGGCAGGCATGAAATACGCCGTGATCGCCCGCCCGCCGGTGACCGGCGGCAAGCTGGTCTCGTTCGATCCCGACGCGGCGCTGAAGGTGCCCGGCGTCGAGAAGGTGATGAAAGTTCAAGGCTGGCCGTGGCCGTCGAAATTCCAGCCGCTCGGCGGCGTCGCCGTGATCGCACGCAACACCGGCGCGGCGATCAAGGGCCGCGACGCACTGAAGCTGGTCTGGGACGACGGCGCCAACGGCAAATACGACTCGGTCGCCTATCGCAAGGAGCTCGAGGAGGCCTCACGCAAGCCCGGCCTCGTCGTGCGTGCCGAGGGCGACGCGGACGCTGCGTTGAAGAGCGCCGACAAGGTCGTGGTCGGCGAATACTACCTGCCGCACCTCGCCCATGTCAGCATGGAGCCGCCGGTAGCCGTCGCCGACGTCAAGGGCGACAGGGCGGAGATCTGGGCGCCGGTGCAGAGCCCCGGCGGCACGCGCGAAGACGTCGCCAAGACGCTCGGCATCCCCGAGGGCAATGTCACCGTCAACGTGACGCTGCTCGGCGGTGGCTTCGGCCGCAAGTCGAAATGCGACTTCGCGCTCGAGGCCGCGCTGCTGTCGAAGGAACTCGGTGCGCCCGTGAAGGTGCAGTGGACGCGTGAGGACGACCTCCACCACGACTTCCTGCACACCGTCTCCGTGGAACGGATCGAGGCGGGGCTCGACAAGAGCGGCAAGGTGATCGCCTGGCGTCACCGCAGCGTGGCGCCCACCATCGCGTCGACGTTCGCGGCGGGCGCCAAGCACGCAGCGCCGTTCGAGCTCGGCATGGGCCTCGTCGACATGCCGTTCGAGATCGCCAACATCTCCTGCGAGAACCCGGAAGCTGCCGCGTTCACCCGAATCGGCTGGTTCCGCTCGGTCTCGAATATCCCGCGCGCCTTCGCGGTACAGTCGATGGTCGGCGAGATCGCCGCTGCGACCGGACGCGACCAGAAGGAGACGCTGCTCGCGCTGATCGGCAGCCCGCGCATCGTCAAGCCCGCCGTCAAGGACATGTGGAACTACGGCGAGCCCACTGACAGCTACCCGATCGACACCGCGCGCCTGCGCAAGGTGGTCGAGCTGGTCGCCGAGAAGGGCGAATGGGGCCGTCAGGTACCCAAGGGTCACGGCCTCGGCATTGCCGTGCACCGCAGCTTCGTCAGCTACATCGCGACCATCGTCGAGGTGGCCGTCGACGACAAGGGCAAGCTGAGTGTGCCGCGGGTCGACACCGCGATCGACTGCGGCACCTATGTCAACCCCGAGCGCATCGCCTCGCAGATCGAGGGCGCGGCGATCATGGGGCTGAGCCTGACCAAATACGGCGCGGTCACGTTCAAGGACGGCAAGGTGGAGCAGAAGAACTTTGACGACTTCCCCGTCGTCAGGATGGACGAATCTCCTGTTGTGACCAACGTCTACATCGTTCCGCCCGGACCCGACACGCCGCCAAGCGGCGTCGGCGAGCCCGGCGTGCCGCCGTTCGCACCTGCGCTGATGAATGCGATCTTCGCCGCGACCGGCAAGCGTATCCGCAGCCTTCCACTCGGCAAGCAATTGGAGGCTTAG
- the gfa gene encoding S-(hydroxymethyl)glutathione synthase, which produces MTVALHPSIDNGLKQGTGHFAGGTLACKCKDHQVKVGIKGDVAHNHACGCTKCWKPQGATFSVVAVVPRQNVTVLENGDKLQIVDASAVIQRHACKACGTHMFGRIENKNHPFYGLDFIHPELFQEQGSQAPQFAAFVSSVIESGVKPEQMAGIRTRLKEIGLEPYDCLSPALMDAIATHVAKAKAA; this is translated from the coding sequence ATGACTGTTGCACTCCATCCCTCGATCGACAACGGCCTCAAACAAGGTACCGGCCATTTTGCCGGCGGCACGCTCGCCTGCAAATGCAAGGACCACCAGGTCAAGGTGGGCATCAAGGGCGACGTCGCGCACAACCACGCCTGCGGCTGCACCAAGTGCTGGAAGCCGCAGGGCGCGACATTCTCCGTCGTCGCCGTCGTGCCGCGCCAGAACGTCACCGTGCTCGAGAACGGCGACAAGCTCCAGATCGTCGACGCGTCCGCGGTGATCCAGCGCCACGCCTGCAAGGCCTGCGGCACGCATATGTTCGGCCGGATCGAGAACAAGAACCATCCGTTCTACGGCCTCGACTTCATCCATCCCGAACTGTTCCAGGAGCAGGGATCGCAGGCGCCGCAATTCGCCGCCTTCGTCTCCTCCGTGATCGAATCGGGCGTGAAGCCGGAGCAGATGGCCGGCATCCGCACGCGGCTGAAGGAAATCGGGCTCGAGCCCTATGACTGCCTGTCACCGGCGCTGATGGACGCGATCGCGACCCACGTGGCCAAAGCCAAGGCCGCGTAA